A window of Littorina saxatilis isolate snail1 linkage group LG7, US_GU_Lsax_2.0, whole genome shotgun sequence contains these coding sequences:
- the LOC138970522 gene encoding prion-like-(Q/N-rich) domain-bearing protein 25 codes for MLVLLAEKALGTSCTSDGQCGTHAFCDSDNKCSLQYGEACRGAEKFCPAGAICDSNHECKIKMNGHCRAVDTDNCESGTSCDWMQKCRLVVGQACNASQACPVGAVCVNDTCECDPTTSKQHNLVCEPLPGRVGSDCDKVARPCAVPGADCVAETCTCGATSQTTQEFGCLILSKAVGKTEGVSKVGFVVGLSVGVGVVAALVAAAVYSRQRKNLDWVPETRERRQSLAELTKLSHDMDILSAPQTAPSDAASECMDSRSDTSSQPESQYTTTDSQYESGSQYGDQSTLDSQYENQSDLGPQNGRLGLS; via the exons ATGTTGGTTCTGCTTGCAGAAAAAGCCCTGGGCACGTCATGTACAAGCGACGGACAGTGTGGCACGCACGCCTTTTGTGACAGCGACAACAAGTGCA GTCTGCAGTACGGTGAAGCGTGTCGAGGAGCCGAAAAATTCTGTCCTGCGGGCGCCATTTGCGATTCCAACCACGAGTGCA AAATAAAGATGAATGGCCACTGCCGTGCTGTAGACACAGACAACTGTGAGTCTGGAACCAGTTGTGACTGGATGCAGAAATGCC GTCTGGTGGTGGGTCAGGCGTGTAACGCCAGCCAAGCGTGTCCCGTCGGGGCCGTGTGCGTGAACGACACGTGTGAGTGTGACCCGACCACGTCAAAACAACACAACTTGGTCTGTG aGCCACTGCCGGGGcgggtggggtctgattgtgaCAAGGTGGCCAGGCCGTGCGCAGTGCCAGGGGCCGACTGCGTGGCTGAGACCTGTACCTGTGGAGCCACGTCACAAACCACGCAGGAGTTTGGCTGTC TCATACTAAgtaaggcggtgggaaagacgGAAG GAGTATCCAAAGTTGGATTCGTCGTGGGGCTAAGTGTCGGAGTTGGTGTGGTGGCGGCCTTGGTCGCAGCAGCTGTCTACTCGCGACAGCGAAAGAATCTGG ACTGGGTCCCAGAGACAAGGGAAAG ACGTCAATCCCTAGCCGAGCTGACCAAGCTGTCACATGACATGGACATCCTCTCGGCGCCCCAAACGGCGCCAAGCGACGCTGCCAGCGAATGCATGGACTCAAGGTCTGACACGAGCTCGCAGCCCGAGAGCCAATATACTACTACAGATTCACAGTATGAATCAGGCTCGCAGTACGGCGACCAGAGTACGCTAGATTCACAGTATGAAAACCAGTCTGATCTGGGGCCACAGAACGGACGCTTGGGTCTGTCCTAG